A window from Rhineura floridana isolate rRhiFlo1 chromosome 19, rRhiFlo1.hap2, whole genome shotgun sequence encodes these proteins:
- the MTFP1 gene encoding mitochondrial fission process protein 1 produces the protein MGSPAGEEPPPPDLYRDTWVRYLGYANEVGESFRAIVPVSLVWASYGVATAYVTADAFDKGKKASAAKPEGEGQSTRAAVAVVDTFIWQALASVAIPGFTINRLCAASLYFMASMTRWPLSVRKWATTAVGLSAIPFIIKPIDRSVDFLMDASLRKLYKTEE, from the exons ATGGGGTCGCCAGCCGGGGAGGAGCCGCCGCCGCCCGATCTTTACCGGGACACGTGGGTGCGCTACCTGG GCTATGCCAATGAAGTTGGGGAGTCCTTCAGGGCTATCGTGCCCGTCTCGTTGGTCTGGGCCAGCTACGGAGTGGCAACCGCTTATGTGACGGCTGACGCATTCGACAAGGGCAAGAAAGCATCTGCT GCAAAGCCTGAGGGTGAAGGACAGAGCACACGGGCTGCGGTGGCCGTTGTGGACACGTTCATATGGCAGGCTCTGGCTTCTGTGGCCATTCCCGGTTTCACCATTAACCGGTTGTGTGCAGCGTCCCTCTACTTCATGGCCAGCATGACCCGCTGGCCCCTCTCGGTCAGGAAGTGGGCAACCACAGCCGTTGGCCTCTCAGCCATTCCCTTCATCATCAAACCCATCGACAG GTCAGTGGATTTCTTGATGGACGCCAGTCTCCGCAAGCTCTACAAGACTGAAGAGTGA